ATAACCGCTTGTGTGATGCAATTTTTCTAAAAAAAGCATGGGCAGGTTATAAGCTATCTGACCAGCAAAGAATTACAGTAGGTTTACAGCCTGTTGATTTTGGCTTTGGAGAGTTTTGGGGAAGTAGTTACTACGAAACGCTTTTAAATACGGTCGGTTTAGAAGATATAGATAATTTAGGCATTAAATATAAATTTGCAGATGATAAATATAATTTGACCTTAGGTTTCTATCCAACGGATGGAGGAAATTATAAGGGGACTTCAAAGGACTCAAGTCGATATAGTGGAAATTTTGTTGAAGCTGATGATTTGGCTACAGGGACTAATATTAAAGAAAAGAATATGTGGATTGGCCGAGCTTCTAGAAAATTTGAATTAGATAAGTCTCAGAAATTTTCGACAGAGCTGGGTGGTTCAGTTTGGTATTCTGATTTAGAAAATAAAAGAACAAATGTAGATGGACATCGTAAAACATGGAACGTCTTTGCTCAAACGCAATATCAAGCTTGGCAATGGATGTTTTTAGCAGGTAAGCAAGACGTCACGAATGGCGATAATTTGTTTCCTAATAGCTCAACCATTGGTGCATTTGATTATCCATACCAAGTCGCTAACAAGGGTAAATATTTGGTTAATGAAATTAATTACACCTTTGCTCAGCCATTCCATCAACTTACCAATATTAAGCCGTATATCTCTCATAGCCGCTTTTTTAAAGATGAAGATGGCTATAAAGACTCTGAACGTTTAATTGCCGGAGTTTATTTTAATTACAAGGCCATTGGTATTCAGGGTGAATATATTATGAGTAAAAATGACCCAATGGTCGGTGGTGGAGCAAATGGTCTTGCACAAGGCAGCAGTAATGAGTGGGATAAATTATTTTATCTTTCAATTGGATATTATTTCTAAAATTTAAAAGTAATCTATTGCCCTAAGTGAATAAGCCTCACTTAGGGTATTTTTTATAGAAATACTTTTTCAGGTGGAGGTTCTCGTTTAACTGCCGGAGAGACGAGTTGTCCACGGTTTAGATTCTGGACATGCTGTAAACGATTAAGTAATTCATTTTGAATAAACAAAATACAGGTTTGCAGTTTAGATGAGCTTTTGAGTCGTGATGGATAAACCGCCCAAATATCTGCATCTTGCCAATATTCAGGCAAAATATGTTGAAGTTGTCCTGTAATTAATTCATCTTCCACATCCCAGATTGAGCGGAAAATAATACCATGGCCCTCGATAGCAAGCTGATGGATAATCTCGCCGTTATTTGAAACAAAGCGGGGTTTGATATGCACGGAGACATCTTCAGAAGCATGCCTAAATTTCCATAGGACAGATGATTGGTCGCGCTCACTGATCGTCAAGCAATCATGTGATTGCAAATCTTCAATACTGTCTGGTACGCCGTGTTTAAGTAAATAACTTGGCGCTGCACATAAAATCCGAAAATTAGAAGCTAACTTTTTCGCGATCATATTTGGTGCTATTTCATTACCAATTCTAATATCCAAATCAATACTGTGTTGAATCAGGTCTTTGGTATTGTCGATGGTGTCAAAATGAATCTGAAGTTTTGGATAAAGCATCATTAATTTAGACAGAATAGGGGCGATATGTTTTCTGCCAAAACCAAAACTGCTAATAATATCCATACGACCTGTAGGTGTACTTAGCGGGTTATTCACCAGTTCACATACTTCATCAAATTCTTCAAGAATATTTGAAACCCTCTCAAGGATAAGTTTCCCATCTTCTGTCAGGCTAACATGACGTGTGCTGCGATGAAAAAGTTTGCAGCTTAGAGTGTTTTCTAAAATATTAATTCGCTTGCTAATAAAAGCTGGCGATGTCCCGAGTTCCTCAGCAGATTCGACAAAACTTTTCAGCTTCGCGACTGTGCAAAAAACCTTAAGATCCGATAGGTTAGGTAGATTGTTCACGATCCGTGTCCATTGGAGTGATAGTTCCGTTGTTGATCATTTTCGCTTAAAACATCATGTTAAAGCTATACAAGGATATTAGTCGAAGGTGTAAAGGAAGCTTATGGCAAAAAGATATAAAGTTGCCACGATTGCAGGCGATGGCATTGGTTTAGAAGTTCTACCAGAAGGCATTAAGGTTGTAAAGGCAGCGGCAGAGAAGTATGGCATTGAGCTTCAACTCGATGTATTCGACTGGGCAAGCTGCGATTATTATCTTGAACACGGCAAAATGATGCCAGATGACTGGTTTGAAACCTTACAAGGCTACGATGCAATTTATTTTGGTGCTGTAGGCTGGCCTGATAAAGTTCCTGATCACATCTCGCTTTGGGGGTCTTTACTTCAGTTCCGTCGTCGCTTTGATCAATATGTAAATTTACGTCCAGTGCGTCTAATGCCAGGTGTGAAGTGCCCATTAGTGGGTAAAAAACCAGGTGATATTGACTTTTATGTGGTTCGTGAAAACAGTGAAGGTGAATATTCAGCTATTGGTGGTAAAGCGTTTGAAGGTACTGATCGAGAGTTTGTACTTCAAGAAGCAGTATTTACTCGCCATGGCGTAGACCGTATTTTGCGTTACGCATTTGAGTTTGCAAATCAGCGCGAAGCGAAAAAAATTACAGCAGCAACCAAATCAAATGGTATTGCTGTCAGCATGCCGTATTGGGATGAGCGTGTTGATGAGATGGCAAAGCAATATCCACAAATACAGGCAGATAAGCAGCACGTTGATATTTTAGCAGCTCGTTTTGTTCTACAACCTGAGCGTTTTGATGTGGTTGTAGCATCAAATTTATTTGGCGACATCCTTTCTGATTTGGGTCCTGCTTGTACTGGAACCATTGGTTTGGCCGCTTCAGCCAATTTAAACCCTGAAAGAAAATTTCCATCATTGTTTGAACCTGTACATGGTTCAGCACCAGATATCTACGGTAAGCAAATTGCCAATCCAATCGCTGCAATTTGGTCGGGTGCCATGATGTTTGAGTTCTTTGGTGAAGAGGATGAGCGCTGTATTCAAGCTGGTCAAGACATTATGCAAGCCATTGAAAATGTATTGATCAATGGGCCAAAAACAGCCGATATCGGCGGTCAGGCAAAAACTTATGAGGTAGGAGATGCAATTGCATCGTGTGTAGCCGAAATTAAAATGGACGTGTTCGCTATGGAATAACGCCATCCAAAAATGGATGTATGGATATGGATAACCAAAACTCAAAAATTTATACGGATAAGGTACTTGCCGTAACCAGCTTGCTGTTTGTGTTTGTCTCAGTTGCTGGTTTGGCGATTTATTCGCAAGAATCGATAAAGCTTGCTGCAACATGGATGCAGTGGACAACATCGATGTTTACAACACCCGTATTATTGTTCGCTTTCTTAGCTATTATTTTTACTTTTGGCCTAGCCTTTAGTAAATACGGCAAAATTAAACTGGGTGAGGGAAAGCCTCAATACAGTACGATGTCATGGATTTTCATGTTCATCTTGTCGGGTATCGGTTCATCAACACTCTATTGGGGGTTCCTTGATTGGGCGTATTACTACCAGACGCCGGGTCTAGGTTTATCACCAGAATCAGCTGATGCCTTGAAATACAGTGTGGCTTACTCTTTTTTCCACTCGGGTTTAAGTGCATGGGCAATTTATGCTTTGGCATCAATTTCTTTATGCTATAGCTACCATGTTAGAAAAAACAAAGGTTTAAGTCTAGCTTCTGTGATTGAGGCAGTGACGGGTTTTAAATCAACAGGTGTGGTTGGACGTTTAGTCGACCTTATGTTCCTGCTTTGTATGTTTGGCGCCTTGACCATTTCGTTGGTACTTACCGCTGTGACATTTACCAATATTTTGTCTCAGCTTACAGGCATCCCAAATACCTTTATGACTAAAGTCATCATTATTTTGGGTGTTTCTGTTCTGTTCGCACTAAGTTCTTATGTGGGTATGGATAAAGGCATGCAGCGTTTAAGCCATTTGGTGTGCTTAGGTGTGGTGTTATTTGCAGTTTATGTGCTGTGCTTTGGCCCAACGCAATTCATTTTGAATAATTCACTAATGAGTTTTGGGTTAATGGCAACCAACTTTGTCGATATGAGCCTATTTACTGACCCGATGGGTGATGGCAAGTTTACTCGTGAATGGACTGTTTTTTACTGGTTATGGTGGATTTCCTATGCACCGGGTGTGGCGCTGTTTGTAACTCGTGTTTCTAAAGGTCGTACCATTAAAGAAGTGATCTTTGCCATGGTGATTGGTGGCAGTGTTGGCCTCTGGTTTATCTTTGGTGTATTTGAAAACTACAGTGTATATAGCTTCATTCATGGGGCTGTAAATGTGCCACAAATCTTAAGCCAACAAGGTGGTGAGGTTGCGATTGGTCAATTACTTAGTCTGTTACCTGCTGGAAAGCTCATGATGTGGATTTTCCTTGGCATTATGGTGGTGTTCTTGGCAGCACACATGGATGCAGTAGGGTATGCAGTTTCAGCAACTTGTACACGTGGTTTAAGTGAAGGACAAGATCCATCGCCAAATGCTCGTCTGTTCTGGTGTGTCATGCTGACTTTGGTTCCAATTGCCATGATCTTTAGCAAAGCGCCTTTGGACACCATGAAAACAGCGACCATTGTGACGGCTTTACCATTCATTGTGATTATTTTGATTCAAACCTACGGTTTAGTGAAATGGCTGATTCAGGATTATGCCAAAGTCCCATCGCATTTGATTGAACAACAAGGTTATGATGATGCGGAAATTGGTTTAAACCAGTCTCAAGATGAACATGCAAAAAGGATGCAGCTTGATCTTGCAAGCTCAATCAAACTGGACAGAAAAACCAGCTAGAGGGAATGGTAATGACGACATGTGAACAGAACACTTATGCCTTAAGTGAAGAAATGCAAAGCCTCGTGTATTGGAGCAGCATTTACTCACCAGCAGATGCAGATATCGACTCAATTCGTGCAGCATATGATGCAATGTGTCGACACTACACTTTGCCACGTGATGGCAAGATCGAAGTCGAAGATCGATTTGTTGCAAATCAAGAGCATCAAGTTCCTGTTCGCGTGTATTTACCAAAAACAAATCGACCTGATTCAGGTTGGCCATGTGTGTTGTATTTCCATGGTGGTGGCTGGATGGTCGGCGGGCTTGATTCACACGAATTTATTACAAGTTATCTCTGCCAAGATTTGAGTGTTGCGGTCATTAGTGTGGATTATCGCATGGCGCCAGAGCATCATTTTCCAGAAGCTTTTGAAGATTGTTTGGCAGTTTATCAATGGCTTAAACAGTATGGTTCAACTTGGCAGATCGACAGCGAACGTATTGTTTTGGCAGGTGATAGTGCAGGCGGTAACTTGGCAACGGCCCTTGCAGTGGAACTACAGCATAGTGGCTTGCAAGCGCAAGGACTGGCATTGGTTTATCCATGCTTAAGCACTGCACTTGATACACCATCTGCACAAAAGCATGCATATGCACCGTTACTCACAACGGAAGATATGCACTTTTATTTAAAGGAATATGCACCGAACTCACAAGATTGGCTGGATTTACGTCTAGCGCCTTTATTGGCAACTGATTTTTCAGATATGCCTATGAGTTTCGTAGCAGTAGCCGAATATGATCCTTTAAGTGATGACGGTTATCTCTTTACCCAAAAATTGGAACAAGCAGGCATCCCTAACGAGTTCCATTTAGGCAAAGGTTTATTACATGGCAGTTTACGTCTCATGCGTGATTGCCCAGAAGTTCAACATTTATATCAAAACATGCTTGGTGCGATACGTCGCATGTTTGGAAATGTTGAAAAAACATCAATTTAATATCGAGTCATTTGGACGAAAAGAATTTAATGGAGTAAGAACATGAGTGCAGTTGAAAAATTACCTGAAGATTTTTGTGCAAACCCAGATGTTGCATGGACTTTCCCTAAAGTTTTTTATACTTCATCACAAGTTTTTGAGCACGAAAAAGAAGCAATCTTTGCTAAAAGCTGGATTTGTGTTGCACATGGCAGTGAGTTAGCACAGCCGAACGATTATATTACCCGTAAAGTAATTGGTGAAAATATTGTCATCATTCGTGGTAAAGATAGTGTTTTACGCGCGTTTTATAATGTGTGTCCACACCGTGGTCATGAGCTTTTAAGTGGTAGCGGTAAAGCAAAAAATGTAATTACTTGTCCATACCATGCTTGGACTTTCAAGCTAGATGGTAGCTTAGCTTTGGCACGTAACTGTGACCATGTTGAGTCTTTCGATAAAGAAAACTCAAGCATGGTGCCTTTAAAAGTTGAAGAATATGCTGGCTTTGTTTTCATTAATATGGATGAAAATGCAACTTGTGTAGAAGATCAGCTTCCTGGTTTTGCTGAGCGTTTAAATCAAGCATGTAGCGTGATTAAAGATTTGAAACTGGCAGCACGTTTTGTGACAGAAACTCCGGCAAACTGGAAAGTGATTGTTGATAACTATTTAGAGTGTTATCACTGTGGACCAGCGCATCCTGGTTTTGCCGATTCTGTTCAAGTTGATAAATACTGGCATACCACACATCAAAACTGGACACTACAATACGGTTTTGCCCGTTCATCAGAGAAGTCATTCAAACTTGATCCATCGATAACAGATCCAGAGTTTCATGGTTTCTGGACTTGGCCTTGCACCATGTTTAACGTACCACCCAGCAGCAATTTCATGACGGTTATCTATGAGTTCCCGGTCGATGCAGAAACGACTTTGCAACATTACGATATTTACTTCACGAATGAAGAACTGACTCAAGATCAGAAAGATTTGATTGAGTGGTATCGGAATGTATTCCGTCCTGAAGATTTAAACTTGGTAGAAAGTGTACAACGCGGTTTGAAATCACGTGGTTATCGTGGTCAAGGTCGTATTATGACTGATAAACAACGTTCAGGAATTAGTGAGCACGGTATCGCTTACTTCCAAAACCTAGTAGCGCAGCATCATAAATAAAAACAAATGGATTTATTCAGGTGTAATGATGAATTACACCTGATTCTTCAGTTAGGAAGATGATATGTCGAGTTTACAAAGCACTGAATTATTTCAGCAACAAGCCTATATTAATGGGCAATGGCTAGCTGCACAATCGAATGCGACGGTTCCGGTAAGTAACCCTGCAACAGGCGAAGAAATTGGCACAATTCCAAATATGGGAGCGGCAGAGGCGACTCAAGCAGTCGAAGCTGCTTATACTGCTTTACAAAGTTGGAAAGCTTTAACGGCTCAAAATCGTGCAGATATTTTATTAGCTTGGTACAAACTGGTTCTCGATCATACCGATGAACTTGCTTTGATTATGACTATTGAGCAAGGTAAGCCTTTGGCAGAAGCGAAAGGCGAAGTACGTTATGCTGCATCATTTATTCAATGGTTTGCCGAAGAAGGTAAGCGCATTTATGGCGATGTGATTCCGACCGTAAATAACCAACAGCGTTTCATTATTAGTAAAGAACCTGTAGGGGTCGTGGCTGCGATTACGCCGTGGAATTTCCCAATTGCAATGATTACCCGTAAAGCAGCTCCAGCTTTAGCAGCAGGATGTACGGTTGTCATTAAGCCAGCAAATGAAACACCTTATTGTGCTTTAGCGATTGCAAAGCTTGCAGAAAAAGCAGGTATTCCGGCTGGTGTGATTAATGTCGTTACAGGTAAATCTCAAGAAATTGGTTCGGTATTTACTTCGCATGAAAAAGTGAAGAAATTAACCTTTACTGGTTCAACTCCAGTGGGACGCTTACTCATGCAGCAGTGTTCGAGCACCATTAAAAAATTGGCGCTTGAATTGGGGGGGAACGCGCCTCTGATTGTGTTTGATGATGCCGATTTGGATAAAGCTGTACAAGGTGCGATTTTTGCCAAGTTTCGTAATGCAGGCCAGACTTGTGTTTGTGCTAACCGCATTTATGTACACGACAATATTTATCAAGCTTTTGCCGAGAAGTTTGTACAAGAAGTACAAAAATTTAAGGTCGGTAACGGTCTGGAAGATGGCGTGCAAATTGGCCCATTAATTAATGAAAAAGCAGTGTTAAAAGCACAGCAGTTGATTGATGATGCAGTCAGTAAAGGCGCTAAAGTCGCTTGTGGCGGTAAACAGCATGCTTTAGGACAAACGTTTTATGAGCCATCAGTTTTAACTAACGTTGATCGTAAAATGGAAATTGTCCAAGAAGAAATTTTTGGCCCAGTCGCACCACTTATTCGTTTTACAGATGAAGCAGATGTCGTTGCTCAGGCTAATGACACCATTTTCGGTTTGGCAGCTTACGTTTACAGTGAAAATATTTCACGTTTATGGCGGGTGTCAGAACAACTTGAATATGGAATGGTCGGTATGAATGCCACAGCAATTTCAAATGAAGTTGTACCATTTGGTGGCGTAAAACAATCAGGTGTCGGGCGTGAAGGCTCAAAGTATGGTCTTGAAGAGTTCATGACTATTAAATACATGTGTTTAGGGCTTTAAGGATAAGCCCTAACAACAAGAAAATGCGGTAAAAGAAGGATTCTAATATGGCTAGTCATTATGAAATGTTCCCAGCGGTTGTTACTCATGTGGAACAGCTAACCCCTTTAATCAAACGGTTTACGTTCAAACGTCAAGATGGGCAGAACTTTCCTCGATTTAGTGGGGGAAGCCATATTATTGTCAAAATGAATGAGCAGCTTTCAAATGCTTACTCATTGATGAGTTGTACGCAAGATCTATCGACTTACCAAGTCTGCGTTCGTAAGGACGTGGAAGGTAAGGGCGGTTCGGTTTTTATGCATGATCAGTGCAATGAAGGCTGTGAAATCCAGATTTCAGAACCAAAAAATTTATTCCCTTTAGCTGAAACAGGTAATAAACATATCTTAATTGCAGGTGGAATTGGTATTACACCATTCTTACCTCAAATGGATGAGCTAGCAGCACGTGGTGCTGAGTATGAATTACATTATGCTTATCGCTCACCTGAGCATGCGGCTTTGTTAGACGAGTTAAAGCAGAAACATGCCGAGCATGTATTTAGTTATGTTGACTCAGAAGGTTGTGCACTGAATTTAGATCAACTCATTTCATCACAGCCTAAAGGTACACATGTCTATGTATGTGGTCCTAAACCCATGATTGATGCGGTAATTGACTGTTGTAATAAGCATCGTTATCGCGATGAGTACATTCACTGGGAACAATTTGCTTCAACAGTGCCTGAA
This window of the Acinetobacter sp. XH1741 genome carries:
- a CDS encoding porin, translating into MKRSLLFLGILSLTAGAQVSAADLSWGDPTLDSGQFKVSGAVRSRYLHKDYVVGANEGSQNDDWRLTDIKLVLGYENPDWIAGLDARCYQYNRLCDAIFLKKAWAGYKLSDQQRITVGLQPVDFGFGEFWGSSYYETLLNTVGLEDIDNLGIKYKFADDKYNLTLGFYPTDGGNYKGTSKDSSRYSGNFVEADDLATGTNIKEKNMWIGRASRKFELDKSQKFSTELGGSVWYSDLENKRTNVDGHRKTWNVFAQTQYQAWQWMFLAGKQDVTNGDNLFPNSSTIGAFDYPYQVANKGKYLVNEINYTFAQPFHQLTNIKPYISHSRFFKDEDGYKDSERLIAGVYFNYKAIGIQGEYIMSKNDPMVGGGANGLAQGSSNEWDKLFYLSIGYYF
- a CDS encoding LysR family transcriptional regulator, producing the protein MNNLPNLSDLKVFCTVAKLKSFVESAEELGTSPAFISKRINILENTLSCKLFHRSTRHVSLTEDGKLILERVSNILEEFDEVCELVNNPLSTPTGRMDIISSFGFGRKHIAPILSKLMMLYPKLQIHFDTIDNTKDLIQHSIDLDIRIGNEIAPNMIAKKLASNFRILCAAPSYLLKHGVPDSIEDLQSHDCLTISERDQSSVLWKFRHASEDVSVHIKPRFVSNNGEIIHQLAIEGHGIIFRSIWDVEDELITGQLQHILPEYWQDADIWAVYPSRLKSSSKLQTCILFIQNELLNRLQHVQNLNRGQLVSPAVKREPPPEKVFL
- a CDS encoding tartrate dehydrogenase — protein: MAKRYKVATIAGDGIGLEVLPEGIKVVKAAAEKYGIELQLDVFDWASCDYYLEHGKMMPDDWFETLQGYDAIYFGAVGWPDKVPDHISLWGSLLQFRRRFDQYVNLRPVRLMPGVKCPLVGKKPGDIDFYVVRENSEGEYSAIGGKAFEGTDREFVLQEAVFTRHGVDRILRYAFEFANQREAKKITAATKSNGIAVSMPYWDERVDEMAKQYPQIQADKQHVDILAARFVLQPERFDVVVASNLFGDILSDLGPACTGTIGLAASANLNPERKFPSLFEPVHGSAPDIYGKQIANPIAAIWSGAMMFEFFGEEDERCIQAGQDIMQAIENVLINGPKTADIGGQAKTYEVGDAIASCVAEIKMDVFAME
- a CDS encoding BCCT family carnitine transporter, which produces MDMDNQNSKIYTDKVLAVTSLLFVFVSVAGLAIYSQESIKLAATWMQWTTSMFTTPVLLFAFLAIIFTFGLAFSKYGKIKLGEGKPQYSTMSWIFMFILSGIGSSTLYWGFLDWAYYYQTPGLGLSPESADALKYSVAYSFFHSGLSAWAIYALASISLCYSYHVRKNKGLSLASVIEAVTGFKSTGVVGRLVDLMFLLCMFGALTISLVLTAVTFTNILSQLTGIPNTFMTKVIIILGVSVLFALSSYVGMDKGMQRLSHLVCLGVVLFAVYVLCFGPTQFILNNSLMSFGLMATNFVDMSLFTDPMGDGKFTREWTVFYWLWWISYAPGVALFVTRVSKGRTIKEVIFAMVIGGSVGLWFIFGVFENYSVYSFIHGAVNVPQILSQQGGEVAIGQLLSLLPAGKLMMWIFLGIMVVFLAAHMDAVGYAVSATCTRGLSEGQDPSPNARLFWCVMLTLVPIAMIFSKAPLDTMKTATIVTALPFIVIILIQTYGLVKWLIQDYAKVPSHLIEQQGYDDAEIGLNQSQDEHAKRMQLDLASSIKLDRKTS
- a CDS encoding alpha/beta hydrolase, whose amino-acid sequence is MTTCEQNTYALSEEMQSLVYWSSIYSPADADIDSIRAAYDAMCRHYTLPRDGKIEVEDRFVANQEHQVPVRVYLPKTNRPDSGWPCVLYFHGGGWMVGGLDSHEFITSYLCQDLSVAVISVDYRMAPEHHFPEAFEDCLAVYQWLKQYGSTWQIDSERIVLAGDSAGGNLATALAVELQHSGLQAQGLALVYPCLSTALDTPSAQKHAYAPLLTTEDMHFYLKEYAPNSQDWLDLRLAPLLATDFSDMPMSFVAVAEYDPLSDDGYLFTQKLEQAGIPNEFHLGKGLLHGSLRLMRDCPEVQHLYQNMLGAIRRMFGNVEKTSI
- the cntA gene encoding carnitine monooxygenase subunit alpha; its protein translation is MSAVEKLPEDFCANPDVAWTFPKVFYTSSQVFEHEKEAIFAKSWICVAHGSELAQPNDYITRKVIGENIVIIRGKDSVLRAFYNVCPHRGHELLSGSGKAKNVITCPYHAWTFKLDGSLALARNCDHVESFDKENSSMVPLKVEEYAGFVFINMDENATCVEDQLPGFAERLNQACSVIKDLKLAARFVTETPANWKVIVDNYLECYHCGPAHPGFADSVQVDKYWHTTHQNWTLQYGFARSSEKSFKLDPSITDPEFHGFWTWPCTMFNVPPSSNFMTVIYEFPVDAETTLQHYDIYFTNEELTQDQKDLIEWYRNVFRPEDLNLVESVQRGLKSRGYRGQGRIMTDKQRSGISEHGIAYFQNLVAQHHK
- a CDS encoding NAD-dependent succinate-semialdehyde dehydrogenase: MSSLQSTELFQQQAYINGQWLAAQSNATVPVSNPATGEEIGTIPNMGAAEATQAVEAAYTALQSWKALTAQNRADILLAWYKLVLDHTDELALIMTIEQGKPLAEAKGEVRYAASFIQWFAEEGKRIYGDVIPTVNNQQRFIISKEPVGVVAAITPWNFPIAMITRKAAPALAAGCTVVIKPANETPYCALAIAKLAEKAGIPAGVINVVTGKSQEIGSVFTSHEKVKKLTFTGSTPVGRLLMQQCSSTIKKLALELGGNAPLIVFDDADLDKAVQGAIFAKFRNAGQTCVCANRIYVHDNIYQAFAEKFVQEVQKFKVGNGLEDGVQIGPLINEKAVLKAQQLIDDAVSKGAKVACGGKQHALGQTFYEPSVLTNVDRKMEIVQEEIFGPVAPLIRFTDEADVVAQANDTIFGLAAYVYSENISRLWRVSEQLEYGMVGMNATAISNEVVPFGGVKQSGVGREGSKYGLEEFMTIKYMCLGL
- the cntB gene encoding carnitine monooxygenase, reductase subunit CntB, which translates into the protein MASHYEMFPAVVTHVEQLTPLIKRFTFKRQDGQNFPRFSGGSHIIVKMNEQLSNAYSLMSCTQDLSTYQVCVRKDVEGKGGSVFMHDQCNEGCEIQISEPKNLFPLAETGNKHILIAGGIGITPFLPQMDELAARGAEYELHYAYRSPEHAALLDELKQKHAEHVFSYVDSEGCALNLDQLISSQPKGTHVYVCGPKPMIDAVIDCCNKHRYRDEYIHWEQFASTVPEDGEAFTVVLAKSNQEIEVQSNQTILQAIETLNIDVECLCREGVCGTCETAILEGEAEHFDQYLSDAEKASQKSMMICVSRAKGKKLVLDL